The following proteins are co-located in the Procambarus clarkii isolate CNS0578487 chromosome 4, FALCON_Pclarkii_2.0, whole genome shotgun sequence genome:
- the LOC123751434 gene encoding uncharacterized protein: MELWRMRQILPMVFLVMLETQGGRCDLELHPASSPASGINNHLNTKNDAHIEYNQIREFVQLIPGFVDGMLCSVKKQLNPVNGIQREHHLAMNNEEYAAQRKIALANAENCSECYQICIILYDTVATAKIALSSFEDYKDNFALDTFNKTWEEVLAEIGDTDFGIPPSIPPVPDNVDLKEEMARVFGQLQCHLVGLEDVILDQSTFSKIDPVLKTNDLDTEVDFYLEKFTSTIDYIEELLGYTRMGMKELDVVPDEALTQELTNRGHQVLDTVEKGVRDFIILKKYEEGLQYVMAAFTQVFKELCTNASCALNTSS; this comes from the exons ATGG AGTTGTGGAGAATGAGACAAATTCTTCCTATGGTGTTTCTGGTGATGCTGGAGACCCAAGGAGGCAGATGTGACCTCGAACTCCACCCTGCATCTTCTCCAGCATCCGGGATAAACAATCATCTTAATACTAAGAACGACGCACATATAGAATATAATCAAATTCGTGAATTCGTTCAACTGATCCCTGGTTTCGTGGACGGAATGTTATGCAGTGTAAAGAAGCAGCTGAATCCAGTCAACGGCATTCAACGTGAGCATCATCTTGCGATGAATAATGAAGAATATGCAGCCCAAAGAAAAATTGCTCTGGCGAATGCAGAGAATTGCAGCGAATGTTACCAAATTTGCATAATTTTGTACGACACTGTTGCCACTGCAAAAATTGCTCTCTCAAGTTTTGAAGACTACAAGGACAATTTT GCGCTGGACACCTTCAACAAGACCTGGGAAGAGGTATTGGCCGAGATCGGCGACACGGACTTCGGCATCCCGCCCTCCATACCTCCCGTCCCGGATAACGTCGACCTCAAAGAGGAGATGGCGAGGGTGTTCGGCCAGCTGCAATGCCATCTAGTCGGCCTGGAAGATGTCATCCTCGACCAGAGTACCTTCAGTAAGATCGACCCAGTCCTCAAGACGAATGACCTCGACACTGAAGTGGACTTTTATCTCGAGAAGTTTACGAGCACAA TAGATTACATTGAGGAGCTCCTCGGCTACACGAGAATGGGCATGAAGGAGCTGGACGTCGTTCCTGACGAAGCCCTCACTCAGGAACTCACTAACCGGGGCCACCAAGTTCTGGACACGGTCGAAAAAGGAGTTCGAGACTTCATCATCCTTAAAAAATACGAGGAAGGGCTTCAGTACGTCATGGCCGCGTTCACACAGGTGTTTAAGGAACTCTGCACGAACGCTTCCTGTGCGTTGAACACGTCCTCTTGA